Proteins from a single region of Scatophagus argus isolate fScaArg1 chromosome 23, fScaArg1.pri, whole genome shotgun sequence:
- the LOC124054693 gene encoding serine-rich adhesin for platelets-like isoform X1, producing MFVCVCVFLCVLVNMLEEKKPRGAQQQGPTARGHPKTPRIGGSTRKANHISNSLNAISPARRFTLLFEHCAPSPAPGPLTSPLIGGLSGCSLLIGQQAASLRLAQLKAQLALMQINNALAVGSRATPFKANSTTPAPYIPATPPSPTAAAINLLNLLKIANTMSHPRYNPYASGNQSSTQGQYGFSSSQAERDPRRAASRLGPGSSSSVIPDNSKGMLPSLMSQSLNYRPEHSRATVDEDIERSVELHISRAREGVSFLGKQMDEFRSSGTGTGSYPMSSSSASMGHRHSEVEGGSNSLDWSLNRNRSTADDSQFYSSSASSKYASDSDGRFNAPSEREPEIQSIPGLDDCDYPAPDKPAAPADSSRPKYTSQSAANILMHFGLEKEDLEHLISYPEDQITPANLPFILRQIRIQKVKRTAPASQSKPYPEPQPTRSVSGMDSHGFSTSGGAGMRQEKISSAVLQPSKVIDYGHTGKYTGVIGDEVNSAGGGSMSIMDTYDSSRHSQEPLQKHTTELKSGVLGSSREQASSVTGLSSSYRSVLNPVGPPSHDQTKQLQAQSQQTSQTILSSFSVPKKDTDIRGLKSEPSKPVTLKEPQADSQSTSKSQPSCTLVRGVHPSRPGLVLIDSKKNNGAKGQSKTQGQASTVTEQMKTQQIQPKQPMERQLKQQMQLQTQKQPTQQMGQSMWPPVYSSATPVPSAPLIPNIIDASRVLSRSMFVPRPMIFPPAVPPLLPALMNLNQMTLGTSSKPPPEKVAPSKGLPTPAMMHDYAAASPRIFPHTCSLCNKECTHMKDWISHQNTNIHLEKCKLLRRQYPEWDGEIKLEPRDAAKDAKSSASTSSKISQHSNQKTKHGSRSRSGSLSPRRRHGSESRRDRSPYSCRYTRRSRSRSPWHEHPSSSHHRPLSRSSKRRLPPRRSREKPPPPRRSHEKPPPPRRSHEQLCTGRTSPKRKRSNSAERLANKLLGTSAVHDLSKQSDLEAVVKTLAPALLAELAKMKSSSSSTPKKDLTSGPSKAKPSLQKTKETKEGKKPPQNLKSFKQRLQDDGEITIKLDPPTFTVKTQPPAVSHQSRPPPSEPSDDRSQPAVQTSGPGGSTPSQSSTAGPGAAACEDVEKANEGEASATSSISAADVTSTSVVSDGVTSPACFSPAPSATPENVSGLLQINEDIFRVITAAVRQHRLTQQSRSHSEEKASPSRRNTSSRTVPAEDTSERTDQDDFTNDDASSSACLIEEQNFNFDDFVTVDEVGDDDTSREPVSSSSSSSQARSERRSSGVSSPGRQTSMRSLKTSKSSSSSSSSSKSTKDTSNSSLSPKKSPDSSTLSSDGQQVQKTEVDAASQADISAASAGQELHPLNQTPEGGVEQGQEEKERWSRADMKVVSKRRAELVGPEAKRSRSQSPCAAADFTLPAFKPNNPLGQEFVVPKSGYFCNLCCVFYLDETNAKELHCGSRRHYDNLQKIYQKLEQKPSRSSTSSSQDSRLSD from the exons atgtttgtttgtgtgtgtgtatttctgtgtgtactTGTGAACATGTTGGAGGAGAAGAAGCCTCGTGGTGCTCAGCAACAAGGCCCGACGGCGAGGGGCCACCCAAAGACCCCGAGGATCGGCGGCAGCACCCGAAAAGCGAACCACATCTCGAACAGCCTGAACGCCATCAGTCCTGCACGCCG ctTTACTTTGCTTTTCGAGCACTGTGCCCCTTCCCCTGCTCCAGGGCCCTTAACAAGCCCTCTAATTGGAGGGCTCTCAGGGTGCTCGCTTCTGATTGGTCAGCAAGCTGCCTCCTTACGGCTGGCCCAACTGAAAGCCCAGCTGGCACTGATGCAGATAAACAACGCTCTTGCTGTTGGCAGCCGAGCCACACCCTTTAAAGCCAACTCCACCACACCTGCTCCCTACATACCTGCAACACCGCCCTCCcctactgctgctgctatcAATCTGCTTAACCTTCTGAAGATTGCAAACACCATGTCCCATCCCCGGTACAACCCCTATGCCTCTGGGAACCAAAGTTCTACGCAGGGGCAATATGGATTCTCCAGTTCTCAAGCAGAAAGGGACCCTCGGAGGGCAGCTTCTCGTCTTGGACCTGGGTCTAGCTCCTCTGTGATTCCTGACAACTCAAAGGGAATGTTACCATCACTGATGTCCCAGTCACTGAACTACAGGCCTGAACATAGTAGGGCCACAGTGGATGAGGATATAGAAAGGTCTGTAGAATTGCATATTAGCAGAGCCAGAGAGGGGGTGAGCTTTCTTGGAAAACAGATGGATGAGTTTCGCTCTTCAGGAACAGGAACTGGCTCCTATCCAATGTCCTCAAGTTCTGCCTCTATGGGACATAGACACTCGGAAGTTGAAGGTGGCAGTAACTCCTTGGATTGGTCGCTGAACCGCAATAGGTCCACTGCTGACGACTCTCAGTTTTATTCATCATCTGCTTCGTCTAAATATGCAAGCGATAGTGACGGTAGGTTTAATGCCCCCAGTGAAAGAGAACCTGAAATTCAGTCCATTCCAGGGTTAGATGATTGTGACTATCCAGCGCCAGACaaacctgcagctcctgcagactCCAGTCGACCTAAGTACACCTCTCAATCAGCTGCTAACATCCTTATGCATTTTGGACTTGAGAAAGAGGACTTGGAACATCTCATCTCCTATCCTGAAGACCAGATTACTCCTGCTAACCTGCCGTTCATCTTGCGGCAAATCCGCATTCAGAAGGTCAAGAGAACTGCACCTGCAAGTCAGTCAAAACCCTACCCTGAACCCCAACCCACCAGAAGTGTGAGTGGAATGGACAGTCACGGTTTCAGTACTTCTGGAGGGGCAGGAATGCGCCAGGAAAAAATATCATCAGCTGTTCTCCAGCCAAGTAAAGTGATTGACTACGGCCATACTGGGAAATATACCGGAGTGATCGGGGATGAGGTCAACAGTGCTGGCGGTGGAAGTATGTCGATCATGGACACTTATGATAGTAGCAGACACAGTCAAGAACCGCTGCAAAAACATACAACAGAGTTAAAAAGCGGTGTCTTGGGTTCTTCACGCGAGCAGGCAAGTTCTGTTACCGGTCTCAGCTCTTCGTACAGGTCAGTACTGAACCCTGTGGGTCCCCCAAGCCACGATCAGACCAAACAATTGCAGGCTCAATCACAGCAGACCTCCCAAACAATCCTCAGCTCTTTCTCTGTGCcgaagaaagacacagacatCAGAGGTCTCAAGTCGGAACCGTCCAAACCTGTAACTTTGAAAGAACCACAGGCAGATAGCCAGTCCACGTCGAAAAGCCAACCGTCCTGCACTCTGGTGCGTGGAGTGCATCCCAGCCGACCCGGCCTTGTGCTCattgacagtaaaaaaaacaatggcgCTAAGGGTCAGAGTAAAACTCAAGGTCAAGCGTCAACAGTTACTGAGCAGATGAAAACGCAGCAGATCCAGCCGAAGCAGCCTATGGAGCGAcaactgaagcagcagatgcagctgcagacacagaagCAACCGACACAGCAGATGGGACAATCGATGTGGCCTCCTGTTTATTCTTCTGCGACCCCAgttccctctgctcctcttaTCCCCAACATCATCGACGCCTCCCGGGTGCTGTCACGTTCGATGTTTGTCCCTCGTCCCATGATTTTTCCTCCAGCTGTGCCTCCGCTTCTCCCGGCCCTGATGAACTTAAATCAGATGACCCTGGGGACTTCCAGCAAGCCGCCTCCTGAAAAGGTGGCGCCCTCTAAGGGTCTGCCCACACCGGCCATGATGCATGACTATGCAGCGGCCTCCCCAAGAATCTTTCCACATACCTGTTCTCTGTGTAACAAAGAATGTACTCATATGAAG GACTGGATCTCCCACCAGAACACCAACATTCACCTTGAGAAATGCAAACTCCTGCGAAGACA ATACCCAGAGTGGGATGGCGAGATAAAACTCGAGCCCAG agATGCAGCTAAAGATGCCAAGTCCTCAGCCTCAACCTCTTCAAAGATTTCACAGCATAGTAACCAGAAAACAAAGCACGGAAGTCGCTCCCGCTCCGGTTCGTTGAGCCCCCGTCGCCGCCATGGCTCAGAAAGTAGACGGGATCGATCACCATATAGTTGCAGATACACTCGCAG GTCTCGTTCTCGTTCCCCATGGCATGAGCACCCGAGCTCCTCCCACCATCGGCCTCTTTCAAGGAGTTCCAAGAGGCGACTGCCACCGAGGAGGAGCCGTGAGAAACCACCGCCACCGAGGAGGAGCCATGAGAAACCACCACCGCCGAGGAGGAGCCATGAGCAATTGTGTACAGGGAGAACATCCCCGAAACGAAAGAGGTCAAACAGTGCAGAGAGGCTGGCTAACAAACTACTGGGAACATCAG CTGTCCATGATCTGTCAAAACAGTCTGACCTGGAGGCTGTGGTTAAAACTCTGGCTCCTGCCTTACTGGCTGAGCTTGCCAAGATGAAgtcatcctcctcttctacACCAAAGAAGGACTTGACTTCAGGGCCCTCTAAAGCAAAGCCCAGCCTGCAGAAAACCAAG GAGACTAAGGAGGGGAAGAAACCTCCTCAGAA cCTGAAGAGTTTTAAACAGCGACTGCAAGATGATGGCGAGATCACAATAAAGTTGGACCCGCCCACCTTCACAGTTAAAACTCAGCCTCCAGCAGTGTCACATCAGAGCCGGCCTCCTCCGTCTGAACCTTCAGATGATAGGTCACAGCCTGCTGTGCAAACCAGTGGCCCTGGTGGGTCCACCCCGTCTCAGTCCAGCACAGCAGGACCAGGTGCCGCTGCCTGTGAAGATGTAGAGAAAGCAAACGAGGGAGAGGCGTCAGCAACAAGTTCGATCTCTGCTGCTGACGTGACGTCCACCTCTGTAGTCAGCGATGGAGTGACGAGCCCGGCTTGTTTCAGCCCTGCCCCCTCAGCCACGCCTGAAAACGTTTCAGGACTTCTGCAGATCAACGAGGACATTTTCAGGGTCATCACAGCAGCCGTTCGCCAGCACAGACTCACCCAACAGAGCAGGTCCCACAGTGAGGAGAAAGCG AGTCCCAGCAGACGCAACACAAGCTCTAGAACTGTACCAGCTGAAGACACTTCTGAAAGAACG GATCAGGATGATTTCACAAATGACGATGCTTCTTCATCCGCCTGCCTTATTGAGGAGCAGAATTTCAATTTCGACGACTTTGTCACTGTTGATGAGGTTGGCGATGACGACACAAGCCGAGAGCCTGTtagttcctcctcttcctcctcccaaGCGAGAAGTGAGAGGCGGAGCTCAGGTGTGTCGTCTCCTGGCAGACAGACTTCGATGAGGTCTTTGAAAACTTCTAAGagctcatcctcttcttcatcctcatccaaGTCCACTAAAGACACATCTAACTCAAGCTTGTCACCAAAGAAATCACCTGATTCGTCTACGTTGTCAAGTGACGGCCAGCAGGTCCAGAAAACAGAGGTGGACGCAGCGAGCCAAGCCGACATCAGTGCTGCCTCTGCTGGGCAGGAGCTGCACCCTCTGAACCAGACACCAGAAGGAGGTGTGGAGCAgggacaggaggagaaggaaagatggagcaggGCGGACATGAAAG TGGTGAGTAAACGGAGGGCGGAGCTCGTCGGACCTGAAGCAAAACGATCTCGTTCTCAGTCTCCTTGTGCCGCCGCCGACTTCACACTGCCTGCATTCAAACCCAACAACCCCCTcg GTCAGGAGTTCGTGGTCCCCAAATCAGGTTATTTCTGTaatctgtgctgtgttttctacCTGGACGAGACCAACGCCAAGGAGCTGCACTGTGGCAGTCGGAGGCACTACGACAAtctgcag aaaatttatCAGAAGCTTGAACAGAAACCATCAAGAAGTTCAACATCGAGCTCTCAAGACTCAAGACTTTCTGACTGA
- the LOC124054693 gene encoding serine-rich adhesin for platelets-like isoform X2 → MQINNALAVGSRATPFKANSTTPAPYIPATPPSPTAAAINLLNLLKIANTMSHPRYNPYASGNQSSTQGQYGFSSSQAERDPRRAASRLGPGSSSSVIPDNSKGMLPSLMSQSLNYRPEHSRATVDEDIERSVELHISRAREGVSFLGKQMDEFRSSGTGTGSYPMSSSSASMGHRHSEVEGGSNSLDWSLNRNRSTADDSQFYSSSASSKYASDSDGRFNAPSEREPEIQSIPGLDDCDYPAPDKPAAPADSSRPKYTSQSAANILMHFGLEKEDLEHLISYPEDQITPANLPFILRQIRIQKVKRTAPASQSKPYPEPQPTRSVSGMDSHGFSTSGGAGMRQEKISSAVLQPSKVIDYGHTGKYTGVIGDEVNSAGGGSMSIMDTYDSSRHSQEPLQKHTTELKSGVLGSSREQASSVTGLSSSYRSVLNPVGPPSHDQTKQLQAQSQQTSQTILSSFSVPKKDTDIRGLKSEPSKPVTLKEPQADSQSTSKSQPSCTLVRGVHPSRPGLVLIDSKKNNGAKGQSKTQGQASTVTEQMKTQQIQPKQPMERQLKQQMQLQTQKQPTQQMGQSMWPPVYSSATPVPSAPLIPNIIDASRVLSRSMFVPRPMIFPPAVPPLLPALMNLNQMTLGTSSKPPPEKVAPSKGLPTPAMMHDYAAASPRIFPHTCSLCNKECTHMKDWISHQNTNIHLEKCKLLRRQYPEWDGEIKLEPRDAAKDAKSSASTSSKISQHSNQKTKHGSRSRSGSLSPRRRHGSESRRDRSPYSCRYTRRSRSRSPWHEHPSSSHHRPLSRSSKRRLPPRRSREKPPPPRRSHEKPPPPRRSHEQLCTGRTSPKRKRSNSAERLANKLLGTSAVHDLSKQSDLEAVVKTLAPALLAELAKMKSSSSSTPKKDLTSGPSKAKPSLQKTKETKEGKKPPQNLKSFKQRLQDDGEITIKLDPPTFTVKTQPPAVSHQSRPPPSEPSDDRSQPAVQTSGPGGSTPSQSSTAGPGAAACEDVEKANEGEASATSSISAADVTSTSVVSDGVTSPACFSPAPSATPENVSGLLQINEDIFRVITAAVRQHRLTQQSRSHSEEKASPSRRNTSSRTVPAEDTSERTDQDDFTNDDASSSACLIEEQNFNFDDFVTVDEVGDDDTSREPVSSSSSSSQARSERRSSGVSSPGRQTSMRSLKTSKSSSSSSSSSKSTKDTSNSSLSPKKSPDSSTLSSDGQQVQKTEVDAASQADISAASAGQELHPLNQTPEGGVEQGQEEKERWSRADMKVVSKRRAELVGPEAKRSRSQSPCAAADFTLPAFKPNNPLGQEFVVPKSGYFCNLCCVFYLDETNAKELHCGSRRHYDNLQKIYQKLEQKPSRSSTSSSQDSRLSD, encoded by the exons ATGCAGATAAACAACGCTCTTGCTGTTGGCAGCCGAGCCACACCCTTTAAAGCCAACTCCACCACACCTGCTCCCTACATACCTGCAACACCGCCCTCCcctactgctgctgctatcAATCTGCTTAACCTTCTGAAGATTGCAAACACCATGTCCCATCCCCGGTACAACCCCTATGCCTCTGGGAACCAAAGTTCTACGCAGGGGCAATATGGATTCTCCAGTTCTCAAGCAGAAAGGGACCCTCGGAGGGCAGCTTCTCGTCTTGGACCTGGGTCTAGCTCCTCTGTGATTCCTGACAACTCAAAGGGAATGTTACCATCACTGATGTCCCAGTCACTGAACTACAGGCCTGAACATAGTAGGGCCACAGTGGATGAGGATATAGAAAGGTCTGTAGAATTGCATATTAGCAGAGCCAGAGAGGGGGTGAGCTTTCTTGGAAAACAGATGGATGAGTTTCGCTCTTCAGGAACAGGAACTGGCTCCTATCCAATGTCCTCAAGTTCTGCCTCTATGGGACATAGACACTCGGAAGTTGAAGGTGGCAGTAACTCCTTGGATTGGTCGCTGAACCGCAATAGGTCCACTGCTGACGACTCTCAGTTTTATTCATCATCTGCTTCGTCTAAATATGCAAGCGATAGTGACGGTAGGTTTAATGCCCCCAGTGAAAGAGAACCTGAAATTCAGTCCATTCCAGGGTTAGATGATTGTGACTATCCAGCGCCAGACaaacctgcagctcctgcagactCCAGTCGACCTAAGTACACCTCTCAATCAGCTGCTAACATCCTTATGCATTTTGGACTTGAGAAAGAGGACTTGGAACATCTCATCTCCTATCCTGAAGACCAGATTACTCCTGCTAACCTGCCGTTCATCTTGCGGCAAATCCGCATTCAGAAGGTCAAGAGAACTGCACCTGCAAGTCAGTCAAAACCCTACCCTGAACCCCAACCCACCAGAAGTGTGAGTGGAATGGACAGTCACGGTTTCAGTACTTCTGGAGGGGCAGGAATGCGCCAGGAAAAAATATCATCAGCTGTTCTCCAGCCAAGTAAAGTGATTGACTACGGCCATACTGGGAAATATACCGGAGTGATCGGGGATGAGGTCAACAGTGCTGGCGGTGGAAGTATGTCGATCATGGACACTTATGATAGTAGCAGACACAGTCAAGAACCGCTGCAAAAACATACAACAGAGTTAAAAAGCGGTGTCTTGGGTTCTTCACGCGAGCAGGCAAGTTCTGTTACCGGTCTCAGCTCTTCGTACAGGTCAGTACTGAACCCTGTGGGTCCCCCAAGCCACGATCAGACCAAACAATTGCAGGCTCAATCACAGCAGACCTCCCAAACAATCCTCAGCTCTTTCTCTGTGCcgaagaaagacacagacatCAGAGGTCTCAAGTCGGAACCGTCCAAACCTGTAACTTTGAAAGAACCACAGGCAGATAGCCAGTCCACGTCGAAAAGCCAACCGTCCTGCACTCTGGTGCGTGGAGTGCATCCCAGCCGACCCGGCCTTGTGCTCattgacagtaaaaaaaacaatggcgCTAAGGGTCAGAGTAAAACTCAAGGTCAAGCGTCAACAGTTACTGAGCAGATGAAAACGCAGCAGATCCAGCCGAAGCAGCCTATGGAGCGAcaactgaagcagcagatgcagctgcagacacagaagCAACCGACACAGCAGATGGGACAATCGATGTGGCCTCCTGTTTATTCTTCTGCGACCCCAgttccctctgctcctcttaTCCCCAACATCATCGACGCCTCCCGGGTGCTGTCACGTTCGATGTTTGTCCCTCGTCCCATGATTTTTCCTCCAGCTGTGCCTCCGCTTCTCCCGGCCCTGATGAACTTAAATCAGATGACCCTGGGGACTTCCAGCAAGCCGCCTCCTGAAAAGGTGGCGCCCTCTAAGGGTCTGCCCACACCGGCCATGATGCATGACTATGCAGCGGCCTCCCCAAGAATCTTTCCACATACCTGTTCTCTGTGTAACAAAGAATGTACTCATATGAAG GACTGGATCTCCCACCAGAACACCAACATTCACCTTGAGAAATGCAAACTCCTGCGAAGACA ATACCCAGAGTGGGATGGCGAGATAAAACTCGAGCCCAG agATGCAGCTAAAGATGCCAAGTCCTCAGCCTCAACCTCTTCAAAGATTTCACAGCATAGTAACCAGAAAACAAAGCACGGAAGTCGCTCCCGCTCCGGTTCGTTGAGCCCCCGTCGCCGCCATGGCTCAGAAAGTAGACGGGATCGATCACCATATAGTTGCAGATACACTCGCAG GTCTCGTTCTCGTTCCCCATGGCATGAGCACCCGAGCTCCTCCCACCATCGGCCTCTTTCAAGGAGTTCCAAGAGGCGACTGCCACCGAGGAGGAGCCGTGAGAAACCACCGCCACCGAGGAGGAGCCATGAGAAACCACCACCGCCGAGGAGGAGCCATGAGCAATTGTGTACAGGGAGAACATCCCCGAAACGAAAGAGGTCAAACAGTGCAGAGAGGCTGGCTAACAAACTACTGGGAACATCAG CTGTCCATGATCTGTCAAAACAGTCTGACCTGGAGGCTGTGGTTAAAACTCTGGCTCCTGCCTTACTGGCTGAGCTTGCCAAGATGAAgtcatcctcctcttctacACCAAAGAAGGACTTGACTTCAGGGCCCTCTAAAGCAAAGCCCAGCCTGCAGAAAACCAAG GAGACTAAGGAGGGGAAGAAACCTCCTCAGAA cCTGAAGAGTTTTAAACAGCGACTGCAAGATGATGGCGAGATCACAATAAAGTTGGACCCGCCCACCTTCACAGTTAAAACTCAGCCTCCAGCAGTGTCACATCAGAGCCGGCCTCCTCCGTCTGAACCTTCAGATGATAGGTCACAGCCTGCTGTGCAAACCAGTGGCCCTGGTGGGTCCACCCCGTCTCAGTCCAGCACAGCAGGACCAGGTGCCGCTGCCTGTGAAGATGTAGAGAAAGCAAACGAGGGAGAGGCGTCAGCAACAAGTTCGATCTCTGCTGCTGACGTGACGTCCACCTCTGTAGTCAGCGATGGAGTGACGAGCCCGGCTTGTTTCAGCCCTGCCCCCTCAGCCACGCCTGAAAACGTTTCAGGACTTCTGCAGATCAACGAGGACATTTTCAGGGTCATCACAGCAGCCGTTCGCCAGCACAGACTCACCCAACAGAGCAGGTCCCACAGTGAGGAGAAAGCG AGTCCCAGCAGACGCAACACAAGCTCTAGAACTGTACCAGCTGAAGACACTTCTGAAAGAACG GATCAGGATGATTTCACAAATGACGATGCTTCTTCATCCGCCTGCCTTATTGAGGAGCAGAATTTCAATTTCGACGACTTTGTCACTGTTGATGAGGTTGGCGATGACGACACAAGCCGAGAGCCTGTtagttcctcctcttcctcctcccaaGCGAGAAGTGAGAGGCGGAGCTCAGGTGTGTCGTCTCCTGGCAGACAGACTTCGATGAGGTCTTTGAAAACTTCTAAGagctcatcctcttcttcatcctcatccaaGTCCACTAAAGACACATCTAACTCAAGCTTGTCACCAAAGAAATCACCTGATTCGTCTACGTTGTCAAGTGACGGCCAGCAGGTCCAGAAAACAGAGGTGGACGCAGCGAGCCAAGCCGACATCAGTGCTGCCTCTGCTGGGCAGGAGCTGCACCCTCTGAACCAGACACCAGAAGGAGGTGTGGAGCAgggacaggaggagaaggaaagatggagcaggGCGGACATGAAAG TGGTGAGTAAACGGAGGGCGGAGCTCGTCGGACCTGAAGCAAAACGATCTCGTTCTCAGTCTCCTTGTGCCGCCGCCGACTTCACACTGCCTGCATTCAAACCCAACAACCCCCTcg GTCAGGAGTTCGTGGTCCCCAAATCAGGTTATTTCTGTaatctgtgctgtgttttctacCTGGACGAGACCAACGCCAAGGAGCTGCACTGTGGCAGTCGGAGGCACTACGACAAtctgcag aaaatttatCAGAAGCTTGAACAGAAACCATCAAGAAGTTCAACATCGAGCTCTCAAGACTCAAGACTTTCTGACTGA